A single region of the Anticarsia gemmatalis isolate Benzon Research Colony breed Stoneville strain chromosome 19, ilAntGemm2 primary, whole genome shotgun sequence genome encodes:
- the LOC142980905 gene encoding flavin reductase (NADPH) encodes MKKVVIFGSTGMTGLCAVEAAVKKGISVRAFVRDPAKLPENLKNQVEIFQGNVLEPDSVADAVEGMDGVVIALGTNNVLDPTSDMSEGTKNIIDAMRAKNVKVVSACLSAFLFYEPSKVPPRFVDLNEDHKRMYEALSESPLDYILVFPPHIANEPSREIQVEVNAKSSPGRSISKWDLGAFLVDSLSEPKYYKAVIGIANKA; translated from the exons ATGAAGAAAGTCGTGATTTTTGGTTCCACCGGCATGACCGGCCTGTGCGCCGTGGAGGCCGCAGTCAAAAAAG GTATCTCGGTGCGCGCTTTCGTCCGCGACCCGGCCAAACTGCCAGAAAACTTGAAGAACCAGGTGGAAATATTCCAAGGCAATGTTCTGGAACCTGACTCCGTAGCTGATGCAGTTGAAGGCATGGACGGCGTAGTCATTGCTTTAGGCACTAATAACGTCCTAGACCCTACGTCAGACATGTCTGAAGGCACTAAGAACATCATAGATGCAATGAGAGCTAAGAATGTGAAGGTAGTGTCAGCCTGTTTGTCTGCTTTCCTGTTCTATGAGCCGTCCAAGGTGCCTCCGAGGTTCGTGGACCTCAATGAGGATCATAAGAGGATGTACGAAGCGTTGAGTGAGAGCCCTCTGGATTATATACTCGTGTTCCCACCTCATATTGCAA ATGAGCCGAGTCGAGAGATCCAAGTGGAAGTGAACGCGAAGAGTTCTCCAGGTCGCAGCATCTCCAAGTGGGACCTGGGAGCATTCCTGGTAGACTCTCTCAGTGAACCCAAGTACTATAAGGCAGTCATCGGCATCGCTAACAAGgcttag
- the LOC142980904 gene encoding uncharacterized protein LOC142980904 → MPAIRRLLSDDSHLSSMTFNTLSMISTPWCTDSESDYVSTQSGGHTTATNSLLSLCSTFTSRQTSATVLPKSSSTWGDTSAELCHVPSKTTITVSPTPVNRYVKLEARNSQVSRSQTLRSWSVQTFTSAGMYINPGAVKAKFPWSPASSVTGSDYYPSSLTTLASTSASSQPSRATTVPEIRSSLLTRLGNRLAIENKMNNNFILNYALIEQKIPFFVNMIDTRV, encoded by the coding sequence ATGCCGGCGATCCGCCGCCTGCTGTCGGACGACTCGCACCTGTCGTCCATGACGTTCAACACCCTCAGTATGATCAGCACGCCGTGGTGCACGGACAGCGAGTCCGACTACGTGTCGACGCAGTCCGGCGGTCACACCACCGCCACCAACTCCCTGCTGTCTCTGTGCTCCACGTTCACTTCTCGTCAGACATCAGCCACCGTGCTGCCGAAGTCGTCCAGCACGTGGGGCGACACGAGCGCGGAGCTGTGCCACGTGCCCAGTAAGACGACCATCACTGTGAGCCCGACGCCAGTTAACAGGTACGTGAAACTGGAGGCACGGAACTCGCAGGTCAGTAGGTCTCAGACGTTGAGGTCGTGGTCTGTGCAGACGTTCACCAGTGCTGGGATGTATATCAACCCGGGGGCGGTGAAGGCCAAGTTTCCCTGGAGCCCCGCCAGTTCTGTCACTGGCTCGGACTATTACCCCAGCAGTTTGACGACTCTAGCGTCGACGTCTGCGTCGTCTCAACCGAGCAGGGCTACCACCGTCCCAGAGATAAGAAGTTCCCTCCTCACACGACTGGGTAACAGACTAGCTATCGAAAACAAgatgaataataatttcatattaaattacgCGCTCATTGAACAGAAGATACCATTCTTTGTAAATATGATTGACACCAGAGTATAA
- the LOC142980903 gene encoding mitochondrial GTPase 1 gives MATKFDAAAYNFRKKCPYITKDLLRWFPGHMNKGLKQMQRKLKSVDCVIEVHDARIPFTGRNPIFTSTLIGAKPHILVLNKKDLTVPSLITRIKDQLKDEQKIQNVVFTNSKDQQCRGLKTLKPLMVDLIKDSNRYNRSEEHDYNVMIMGVPNVGKSSLINMLRSNNMSIKHALPTGAVAGITRSVMMKIRINNDPVIFMLDTPGILEPSVTDVEMGLKLALCASLQDHLVGEEAIADYLLYWLNKHGKFSYVDYMGLTEPCDDINRVLIAGAIKFNRIRKVRNYDNTIRDVPDLLEVARTMIKAFRTGELGKMMLDVELLEDKHRRKESAERVMA, from the exons ATGGCTACTAAATTCGACGCTGCGGCGTATAATTTCCGGAAGAAATGTCCGTATATAACCAAAGACCTTCTCCGCTGGTTCCCTGGTCACATGAACAAGGGTCTTAAGCAAATGCAAAGGAAATTGAAGAGCGTTGATTGTGTGATCGAAGTTCACGACGCTCGAATACCATTTACGGGGCGAAATCCTATATTCACATCAACATTAATAGGTGCTAAGCCTCATATACTAGTGTTAAATAAGAAAGACTTGACGGTACCGTCGCTAATAACTAGGATAAAAGATCAATTGAAAGACGAACAGAAGATACAAAATGTCGTGTTTACAAATAGCAAAGACCAACAATGTCGAGGTTTGAAAACACTGAAGCCTCTCATGGTGGACTTGATCAAAGACTCCAACAG GTACAACCGCAGTGAAGAACACGACTACAACGTAATGATCATGGGTGTACCAAACGTTGGCAAGTCCTCACTGATCAACATGCTGCGTTCAAACAACATGAGTATAAAGCATGCATTACCGACGGGAGCAGTGGCCGGCATCACTCGGAGTGTGATGATGAAGATCAGGATCAATAATGATCCTGTTATATTTATGTTGGATACACCTG GTATCCTAGAGCCGTCAGTAACAGACGTAGAGATGGGCCTGAAGCTGGCGCTGTGTGCCTCCCTGCAGGACCACCTGGTGGGCGAGGAAGCCATCGCAGACTACCTGCTGTACTGGCTCAACAAACATGGCAAGTTCTCCTATGTGGACTACATGGGCTTGACTGAACCTTGCGATGATATTAATAGG GTACTAATAGCCGGCGCAATAAAATTCAACCGTATCCGCAAAGTGCGTAACTACGATAACACGATACGCGACGTGCCCGACCTCCTGGAGGTGGCGAGGACGATGATCAAGGCCTTCAGGACCGGCGAGCTGGGCAAGATGATGTTGGACGTGGAACTACTTGAGGATAAGCACCGGCGGAAGGAGAGCGCTGAACGAGTGATGGCGTAA
- the Rsph4a gene encoding radial spoke head protein 4a: protein MSQTFLLEPDIIAANENVMPDLNSDLVLAKNFLKQQSAATGDSLYDHLVDIVQKILSQKPPDVVDNFEHYSWAVKQEKFKPNFDLLHDIYTSPPQLNLVRSMDEMFRLVASKAEKMEDMGEEEQELDLGEEDNFKPRITDILDNNYYFKQGGYGLPDSECYAISIALVMLGIKEPVATIRFFGKIFGRTANYYVAETDLTMEELDRRIREFELKDMPGEGEGEGETREQGQEEEDLVGEGEGKEPVSKEPVQPKLPPEPMVTWQPPPPIPVERPGQGVNKKVYYVCNNPGEPWVCLPDLTPDHIRVARNTVRVMTGDLDAEVLTFPPFEGTERHYLRAQIARIAAATSVSPQGFYTFGSGEEEEDLDMEEGAGDMDFNLNPFYQGHALKDLLDTNLTYWVHHGRHILKQGRTIWWNPNVEMEEGLEEEDVDEGPPPVPPETGPSLFSPLSEDARIEGLSPWSTRISSILTPEKALVIIRSNIWPGAVAYATAGKRSECMYVGWGLKFQPPNFSPLQLPYPQDEYPIGPEVMEMADPTFADEEAYRIAHLPPPPPPEIMGEGEGFGEEEDLED from the exons ATGTCGCAAACATTTCTACTTGAGCCAGATATAATAGCGGCTAACGAAAATGTTATGCCAGATCTCAATTCGGATTTGGTCCTCGCCAAGAACTTTCTAAAGCAACAAAGTGCGGCGACTGGCGACTCCTT ATACGACCACTTGGTGGACATCGTCCAGAAGATATTATCACAAAAGCCGCCGGATGTCGTTGACAATTTCGAGCATTACTCATGGGCCGTGAAACAGGAGAAGTTCAAGCCAAACTTCGACCTCCTTCATGATATTTACACGTCTCCACCGCAGCTCAACTTAGTCAGGAGCATGGATGAGATGTTCAGG CTAGTGGCCAGTAAAGCTGAAAAGATGGAGGACATGGGCGAAGAGGAACAGGAGCTCGATCTAGGAGAAGAAGACAATTTCAAACCACGGATTACTGACATTCTTGACaacaactattattttaaacag GGTGGGTACGGTCTTCCTGACAGCGAATGCTATGCTATCTCCATAGCTTTAGTGATGCTTGGTATCAAGGAACCTGTCGCCACGATAAG ATTTTTTGGAAAGATCTTTGGTCGAACAGCGAACTACTACGTCGCTGAAACGGATCTTACAATGGAGGAACTTGATCGAAGAATCAGG GAATTTGAATTAAAAGACATGCCGGGGGAGGGGGAAGGCGAGGGAGAAACACGGGAACAAGGGCAAGAGGAAGAAGACCTAG TGGGTGAAGGCGAAGGCAAAGAGCCGGTGTCAAAGGAGCCAGTACAGCCGAAGCTACCTCCAGAGCCGATGGTGACCTGGCAACCACCACCTCCCATACCAGTTGAGAGACCTGGCCAAGGGGTTAATAAGAAG GTGTACTACGTGTGCAATAACCCTGGTGAGCCGTGGGTTTGTCTGCCGGACCTGACACCAGACCATATTCGCGTTGCACGCAACACTGTACGTGTTATGACCGGCGATTTAGACGCTGAG GTGCTGACCTTCCCGCCGTTCGAAGGCACAGAGCGTCACTACCTACGAGCGCAGATCGCTCGCATCGCAGCCGCCACCTCCGTATCACCGCAAGGATTCTACACCTTCGGCTCAGGAGAGGAAGAGGAGGATCTTGACATGGAGGAAGGCGCTG GTGACATGGACTTCAATCTGAACCCATTCTACCAAGGCCACGCGCTGAAGGACCTGCTGGACACGAACCTCACGTACTGGGTGCATCACGGCAGACACATCCTCAAGCAGGGCAGGACTATTTGGTGGAACCCTAATGTTGAGATG GAGGAAGGCTTAGAAGAAGAAGACGTCGATGAAGGTCCACCGCCTGTTCCACCGGAGACGGGTCCCAGTCTGTTCTCCCCGCTGTCTGAGGACGCGAGGATCGAGGGCCTGTCTCCCTGGAGCACGAGGATCAGCTCTATCCTCACGCCTGAGAAAGCCCTCGTCATCATCAGGAGTAACATATGGCCAGGAGCTGTGGCTTATGCTACTGCGGGAAA GAGGTCGGAGTGTATGTACGTGGGATGGGGGCTCAAGTTCCAGCCGCCGAACTTCTCGCCGCTGCAGCTGCCGTACCCTCAGGACGAGTACCCCATAGGACCTGAGGTCATGGAGATGGCTGACCCCACGTTTGCTGATGAGGAG GCGTATCGTATCGCGCACTTGCCTCCACCGCCGCCGCCAGAGATCATGGGAGAAGGTGAGGGCTTCGGCGAAGAAGAGGATCTGGAAGACTGA